Proteins encoded together in one Clostridiales bacterium window:
- a CDS encoding ankyrin repeat domain-containing protein, with protein NTPLISACRKGEYDIVKLLLEHDAKVDHVNKGGFSALNLACQEGYVDIAKLLIKKGANIEQAMPPYGYTALIDACKEGYTKLVEFLIEKGVDVEHGTLDGNTPLINACRKGEYDIVKLLLKHGAKVDRVNVAGFSALNVVCQEGYVDIAKLLIEEGADIEQEMPPYGYTALINACKKGYTKLVEFLIEKGVDVNHASLEGYTPLHTACITGNFDIVEILLKAGADIDAYTKKMDTPLHKACIKGNVGTVRILLERGVYLNDINEEGFTPLAIACSKGYDVISSMLLEKGADANMCNSKGITPLYNACAIGNIKMVKELLEYDRADITKLLESDIINFKKEVLELLDEKIFEIRDNGYNKYLGEYMKKVDKLDKCIENELLKYCKDDVKTEKKENVHNKKRKVSVERVERVEDRSYKMQRCL; from the coding sequence GAAATACGCCATTGATTAGTGCATGTAGAAAAGGAGAGTATGATATAGTAAAGCTTTTGCTTGAACATGATGCAAAAGTAGACCATGTAAATAAAGGAGGATTTAGTGCGTTAAATCTAGCGTGTCAGGAAGGCTATGTTGATATTGCAAAACTTTTGATTAAAAAAGGTGCAAATATAGAACAAGCAATGCCTCCATATGGATATACGGCATTGATTGATGCATGTAAGGAAGGATATACTAAACTTGTAGAGTTTTTAATTGAAAAAGGTGTAGATGTAGAACATGGGACGCTAGACGGGAATACGCCATTGATTAATGCATGTAGAAAAGGAGAGTATGATATAGTAAAGCTTTTGCTTAAACATGGTGCAAAAGTAGACCGTGTAAATGTAGCAGGATTTAGTGCGTTAAATGTAGTGTGTCAGGAAGGCTATGTTGATATTGCAAAACTTTTGATTGAAGAAGGTGCAGATATAGAACAAGAAATGCCTCCATATGGATATACGGCATTGATTAATGCATGTAAGAAAGGTTATACTAAACTAGTAGAGTTTTTAATTGAAAAAGGTGTAGATGTAAACCATGCTAGTTTAGAGGGATACACTCCACTACATACGGCGTGTATTACAGGGAATTTTGATATTGTAGAAATTTTACTAAAAGCAGGAGCTGATATAGACGCATACACAAAAAAAATGGATACACCATTACATAAGGCGTGTATAAAAGGAAATGTGGGAACTGTTAGAATTTTGTTGGAAAGAGGAGTTTATCTAAATGATATTAATGAAGAAGGATTTACTCCACTAGCTATTGCATGTTCTAAAGGATATGACGTAATTTCAAGTATGTTATTAGAAAAAGGAGCAGATGCAAACATGTGTAATTCTAAAGGTATAACTCCACTATATAATGCGTGTGCAATAGGAAATATAAAGATGGTAAAGGAATTACTCGAGTATGATAGAGCAGATATAACAAAGTTACTAGAGAGTGATATAATCAATTTTAAAAAGGAAGTTTTAGAGTTGTTGGACGAAAAAATATTTGAAATTAGAGATAATGGCTATAATAAGTATTTAGGTGAGTACATGAAAAAGGTAGATAAGCTTGACAAATGTATTGAAAACGAATTATTAAAATATTGCAAAGATGATGTGAAAACTGAAAAGAAAGAGAATGTGCATAATAAAAAAAGAAAGGTAAGTGTGGAAAGAGTAGAAAGAGTAGAAGACAGGTCATATAAAATGCAACGTTGTCTTTAA